A stretch of Henckelia pumila isolate YLH828 chromosome 4, ASM3356847v2, whole genome shotgun sequence DNA encodes these proteins:
- the LOC140865116 gene encoding general transcription and DNA repair factor IIH subunit TFB5 translates to MVNAIKGLYITCDIPMAQFIINMNSSLPQSQKFIIHVLDNTHLFVRSDMAGMIRSAIATFREQNTYEKPA, encoded by the exons ATGGTGAATGCCATCAAAGGATTGTACATTACATg TGATATTCCAATGGCACAATTCATCATCAACATGAATTCTTCGCTGCCTCAATCCCAGAAGTTTATTATACATGTTTTGGATAACACACATCTTTTTGTGCGTTCGGATATGGCCGGTATGATAAGAAGTGCCATTGCAACATTCAGAGAGCAGAATACTTATGAGAAACCTGCTTGA
- the LOC140866883 gene encoding uncharacterized protein, which translates to MAFAWVSTNTFTAFSSPSNDRNYLWKFPKSRTHPSSAGFLNCCCKCEAPSSDNGLKFVLHDALDSSGLDTTHARAAREDFYSQIEKLSDVERDMSMRVNKDVDLRRAALHIAAEDDSLISHSSVPLPVDDFLFRMDSLAVEYCSRYSYSLRSSPDDFLECLNRYLYVNKAFRRTDARNQVEQRSLYLNSVLTHRSGSVPMLSLIYSEILKMLRLWGVLNFDVEIFFPRDSYSSPIGYHKQESKESDQLDVVTSQALLVEILQDLKHAFWPFQLDQARSPFLRAAYAAHCYNRPNENKESALELASAKAARHRLQRGVWTSVRFGDIRRALSACERLILLQTDPKELRDYAALLYHCGFYVESLQYLKLYQDKKGSSAFELKSQLANSLEEDDAVEKLIIRLKLILMEEGWSSQSDNRSVLFNNTEPW; encoded by the exons ATGGCGTTTGCGTGGGTTTCCACAAATACATTTACGGCGTTTTCATCACCGTCGAATGATCGTAATTATCTTTGGAAGTTTCCGAAATCCCGTACGCATCCTTCTTCAGCTGGGTTTTTGAATTGCTGCTGTAAATGTGAAGCACCTTCATCGGATAATGGGTTGAAATTTGTGCTCCACGATGCTCTTGATTCTTCTGGCCTCGATACCACTCATGCTCGG GCAGCAAGGGAGGATTTCTACTCACAGATTGAAAAACTATCTGATGTCGAGAGAGACATGAGCATGAGAGTAAATAAAGATGTTGATTTGCGAAGAGCCGCTCTGCATATAGCTGCTGAGGATGACTCCCTAATATCACACTCTTCTGTTCCGCTTCCAGTTGACGATTTTCTTTTTAGGATGGACAGTCTTGCTGTGGAATATTGCTCTCGCTACAGCTATTCTCTTAGATCCTCCCCTGATGATTTTCTGGAGTGTTTAAATAGATACTTATATGTGAACAAA GCTTTTCGAAGAACAGATGCGAGAAATCAGGTGGAGCAGCGTTCTCTTTATCTGAATTCA GTGTTGACGCACCGTTCAGGTTCTGTTCCAATGCTTTCTCTTATTTACTCAGAGATTCTGAAGATGCTACGTTTATGGGGAGTCCTAAATTTTGATGTGGAAATTTTCTTCCCACGTGATTCTTATAGTTCTCCCATAGGGTATCACAAACAAGAAAGCAAAGAATCAGATCAGCTAGATGTTGTGACATCACAGGCTTTACTGGTGGAG ATATTGCAAGATTTGAAGCATGCTTTCTGGCCATTTCAGCTTGATCAGGCTAGAAGTCCATTCCTAAGGGCAGCATATGCAGCTCATTGTTACAACAGACCCAACGAAAATAAAGAAAG TGCATTGGAGCTTGCATCTGCCAAGGCTGCTAGGCATAGGCTGCAACGAGGTGTTTGGACCAGCGTTCGGTTTGGGGATATACGCCGTGCTCTGTCAG CATGTGAACGTCTCATCTTACTCCAGACCGATCCAAAAGAACTGAGAGACTATGCTGCTCTGTTGTACCATTGTGGATTCTATGTTGAATCACTTCAGTACCTTAAGCTCTACCAAGATAAAAAG GGATCTTCCGCCTTTGAGTTGAAATCCCAGTTAGCCAACAGCTTGGAGGAAGACGATGCTGTCGAGAAATTAATTATTCGTCTGAAGCTGATATTGATGGAGGAAGGTTGGAGTAGTCAGTCAGATAACAGAAGTGTCCTTTTCAACAATACTGAACCATGGTAA